The genomic window ttgcccctcttccaggccagctctctgctgtggcctgggaatacagtggaggatggcccaagtgcttgggccctgcaccccatgggagaccaggagaagcacctggctcctgccttcagatcagcgcagtgcgccggccgcagtgcgctgtccgcggcagtcattggagggtgaaccaacggcaaaggaagacctttctctctgtctctctctctctgtctctctctctctcactgtccactctctctgtcaaaaagaaaaaagaaagaaggattttaaaataaaaatttcctgctaatgggtgATTCTTCCTAATTTATTATTCCttggtttcatattttttaagaattttattttatagactTCACAAATAGCTCGGTAAATTCCTGCAAAGTAGTAGCAACTTGTAAGCTAGATAAGTAAGTATTTTCACTGTGTAGATACAACACAAATACAAATGTCTCgctgtatatttatataattaatacATGAATCCTAAAGAAGATTTTGCCTTCCCCAAAGATttcttaaatgcatttttgaccTCTTTGTTCCTCAGACTGTAGACCAGTGGATTCAGCATGGGAATCACCATAGTATAGAACACAGATGCCATTTTGTCAGTGCCCAtggagtggctggagctgggctgtagGTACATGAAGATGACCGTCCCGTAGAAGATGGAGACTGCAGTGAGGTGGGACGCACAAGTGGAAAAGGCCTTCTGACGTCCTTCAGAGGAGTGCATCCTCAGGATGGTGAGAAATATAAATAGATAGGAGATCAAGATGACCAGGATAGAAAAGAGGGCATTGAAACCCACCACAAAAAATATAACCATCTCACTGATGTGGCTGTCTGAACATGAGAGAGCCAGGAGAGGAGGGGCATCACAGAAAAAGTGATCAATTACATGGGATTGACAGAAGGACAGCCTGAAAATGTTCCCCGTGTGGATGGAGGCATTCAGGAAACCACAGACATAGCAACCGATGGCCAGACAAGCACACACACTTGTTGTCATGGTGGTGGTGTAATGCAGGGGTTTGC from Oryctolagus cuniculus chromosome 1, mOryCun1.1, whole genome shotgun sequence includes these protein-coding regions:
- the LOC100344040 gene encoding olfactory receptor 5B12, yielding MENSTGVTDFLLAGLTDDPELQIPLFTVFLLIYIITVVGNVGMMQLILLDSRLHTPMYFFLSNLSLVDFGYSSAVTPKVMAGLLLRDKVISYNACATQFFFFAGFITVESFLLASMAYDRYAAVCKPLHYTTTMTTSVCACLAIGCYVCGFLNASIHTGNIFRLSFCQSHVIDHFFCDAPPLLALSCSDSHISEMVIFFVVGFNALFSILVILISYLFIFLTILRMHSSEGRQKAFSTCASHLTAVSIFYGTVIFMYLQPSSSHSMGTDKMASVFYTMVIPMLNPLVYSLRNKEVKNAFKKSLGKAKSSLGFMY